The genomic stretch atttggaaaaaaataaaaatcataaatatttaataatattcaaataCCATTTAATGCAAAGAaatgtatttaatatatattttttaaggtGAAATAAgtccatataataattaataatttatataaaatatatatatatatatatatatatatattttcttttaaaaaaatgtacgCATATTgcctaatatatatattgtcgCATATTATTcgttaaatataaatgtacatCAATAAACcctattatttaataattcgtGAACATAGAAAATTAatgatcatatatatttttttcaatacataaatttaatataaccTCAAAAacgaataaaaaaaaaaacaacaaaaaaaaaaaaaaaaaaaaaaacatataccTATACGTaagacatataaataaaaattttaaaataacattaatttttaagacagatattctttattattttacaattaaaaaagtaaaccatgaataaataaaaatttttgataccttttttttttttttccttatgtGTTAAAAGTAGTAcactaaaaatataataaattattaattagttatataatgatataaatataatttatcatttacgatattaaaaaaagatcattataattaaaaataacaaataaaaaataaattattatatatatatataatataatataacatatttataataacatatagaAACATCTCCATTTAAATAcgaatttttttaattcgcattttataaaaatatatgcaaataaaattttattttaaataattcttttaatacACATGAAAAAgcatacatatttataaatatattttttcatttttttatcaaactttagagaaaaaatatatatatatatatatatatatatatatatatatgtatttctcaatattttaatattttccatAACAAAAACACAgtattttgtataatatagaaacttatgtttttataaataatttaaatttatatgaaagtcgttaatattttttctttcttcttttcttttaaaataaaataaattaatatattcttaatatatatttttataattctatacataattattggacgaacaaaaaattattataaatatttatatgtaataataatatacaaaataaaacgTATCatgttcttatatatatatatatatatatatatatatatgtatataatccaaaaattatgtaattcaatataattataaaaattataataataatatttaaaaatacaagACATAGTATTTgtagtaaaaaataaatttttttaaatgaactTGTTATATTACTACACAAAAATACAAAGAAAAATTCTAAAAACATATGTTCCTTAAATCAAAGATCAAAATGTCTTCTTCACCAAAGAAAATAcgtttaaatattataaaatatatatttctattattacTCCACCAAGTAATGGATTTCACACATACGtaaaattgtatatataaacatatatatatatatatatatatatatatatatatattactccTTGTAATATAatcaaatacatatatattaatttatttatttattattatcttcttttaatttttaggAAAACCTAcacaaattaaatataaagtatAATTCCCAGATTATAGGCACCAATGTAAGAAAAAATAGATCTCTagtaaaatatgaaaaattaacaTCCCAAAATGACAAAATGTATGATACAAAATTACcaaaattaaacaaaaaaataaataaacataaggatgatttcttattatttaatgaaatTTTAGATGATGAATTAAAACTATATGACATAGAAATAAACAAATTCAAAGGAAGAAATAAAGCTTATACTTATGaaaatcattataataatgatgaaatggaatcaaattataaaaaaaaattcattcatgacaaatatatattttataaaaatattattccatttcttaaaaaaaataaaatattttgcaAACGTTGTATGAAAAAAGTCAGCAGATCTCTAAATATGTTCAAGACAAATTTTGCATTTATATTCAGTGAAGCCAATTCACCAATGTCTTTAAGAGACTCCATAATTGTTGGATCATGTACATCTTTACTTGCATTTCTTTGTGCAATAATTGTTTGTGGAATTGCAATTGGAATTTGCTATCTACTTAGATTTATTGCTTTACATATCACTACATTAAATCCGGCAACAATaccaatatttataattcttatatttGCGATTTTTGTAGTTGTGTATCTTGTAAAatcaaagaaaaaagaaaacgaaTTGATGGACAGATAATAGAAAAAGGAATTAATACAATAATAggaaatagaaaaatatgaaaataaaaaaataaaaatataggaatataaaaaaatatttaatagatataatataataatttatttttttgtatatgtatataacaattatgaattatacatattaaatgtttatattttaaataatttataaagtatatacatattatatcatGTATTAAATTGTTTTTGTAATACactcatcattatttattacttatttataatattttaaaaatattatgtttgttcatttaataatCATATGTTATAGACACTATTCaacaaagaaaaatatatatatatatatatattaaacgtttgttatattatatatgactAATGCaaattcttaaaaaaaattaataaaaaatttttaatataataactaTATAAACCAAATATAATATCtcaaaacatttttattctaaaattatataaaactaATAAACgcaataatttataaaaaaacaaatcacttaattaaatatatttaatgagaATGtaaatatcaatatattttttaaacaacTTGTATAACTATACATTACaaaatactatatatatatatatagacagATGAATCAAAAAGATAAATCAATATCCAATATACtttctaaatataaataaacacaCAGGGTTTTaagttttgttttttttcctatACTTTAAAAATTGTCTTATTCCTCTTTAAATATTACATGTTTTATCAAATTTCCTATTTGAATTCCATATTTTCCTATTTACTATTCTAAgcaatatttaaataatgtgttaagttaattattatatttaactgatctcaatattatatattattcatttgttgtatatttaatataaattaatcaGTTTAATTGTCTTCACTTAAttcacatatttatttattctttatgatgttgtaatatattatatacttttatgtaaacataatatttattatatattttacaaatttGTAGTAGACATAGGTTTTAAATGTTTAATCATAATAagaaattcttttttaatatatatattgataacaCCCAAATTACAATTATAcaacatattattaaacaaattatatgtacactaataatataaatgtgtatATTAAACTTTGatgttaataaatatattcttaatttatgataaattttataaatataacatattttaatttacacATCTAcgattatattatttaatatcttACTAATGAaacaataaattaatttcactattcttttttttgagaAATATAGTATACGTATTAAGTATAATTTGAAATAGGAAGTCAAACaagaattataattattattattaatttgtattatatatatatataatatatacttttatttttaaaataaaagaaatttaatacaaatactccaaaataatatatgtttttacatttgtaaaaaatatgtattcaaaaaaaaaaaaaaaaaaaaaaaaaaaaaaaattaaaataaaataaaataaatttttactaataatattttttcgaatattatcataataatatatttaatttttattttatatgttttatttcttaCACGTAAACCAAGGATGCTTGCATAGATCCTTTAAATCTAAATTTCTTCTGTGTTCCATGTGTAATAATTTCTatgaaaataacaaaaaaaaaaaaaaaaaaatacatatatatatatatatatatatatatattttatatttatttatatttattcatcaTGTTATTGTTACCTTGAGGATAAATTTAAAGTCATCTGGCCATTTTTTAGTCTTCTCTAACATATTAAAATTCATATCAGCTTGTGAAAGCTCATAAAAGACATGATCTTGTTCAGGATCAGAACGGGACCATAAATATCCATTATTCCATACCCAAATGAAAAACACCCCAAGCATATATTTATCAGCATTAGAAacatcataataaaaatctttccttttttcttGATCTGTAATATAGTTTAAATTTTTGATAGGATCTttgattttcatttttttatatctccTAAGTAAATTCCAACATTCAGGTGGCATATATTCAATTTTACCAATACTAGGTTCACATGAttcaaatgaatataaaccTTCTAAATGTTTAAGATGTCTTAATTTAAAACTATAAAGAGGTGTACTTTTAGCAAAATCACAAAAAAGCATTTGATATTTATctgatattaatatattttcaggTGATAAATCAAGATGTGAAAATCCTGCATCATGTAATTTTACTAATAAATTTAAACTTTCatgtaaaattttttttttcttatttttatttaaaaatgtattaaatcCTTCTGTTTCTCTTAAAATAAAATCGAAAATATCTTCACCGTAATATTCAGATATCATAACAATATTACCATTTGTATTtccatttaatttttcagataaaaaatcattaaatatattcaaatcataaaaattatcattatctaaTATACTTCCACTAGAAgtcttattttcttcttcatataataatttataaaatttaggTGCTATATTTGGATGATATTCATTTAAGAAAGCTAATGCCATAGCTTCCATTACGGCATTTTCTCCAGCTAATAAATATTCCCCATCATATTCAgtcattaaattatattgtttAACCCATATGGAAATTGGTATtttcttaataaaaaatttcattGTTTTACTTTTTAATCCATACCTAGCACTAATTGAAGCTTTAAACATTTTATGAAGTTttttatcaattttattattattaggtGGTAAAATAGGAATCAAATCCcaattcttatattttacacCACCTATACTAAAATTTTCTGAATTATCTAACATTTTAAGTAAAGAACTCTTACCTAAGTGCCAATTGAAAATAGGTTTTGaattatttctttctttcaAAATCTTTGGATATTTAACtattttatcatcatcacaATCATCAGAAGTATCATAATCATTCACttcaattttttcatttttcaataattttatattatacattaaaTTATCTTTACTCCAATATTCTGAATTTATATCATCTCCTATAGATGAATTATGTTTGTTCTTACTCCATTTGTCCTTAATACtaaatttagaaaataaaaatctcTCATCTTCTTGCTCATCTTCAAACTTTTTATGTTGTTCTTTTTTCCTTAAAAGAATTTTTCTGAATATACGGCTCAACATATTTTCTTCTGAATAATCTTTTACATAATCGTGCTCAGATAAAAATCTACAATATgcttcttcttttatttcgTATGTTGAGATGCttgtataataaaatgtaccTGAAAACTACAAAAGGAatattaaacata from Plasmodium sp. gorilla clade G2 genome assembly, contig: PADLG01_00_55, whole genome shotgun sequence encodes the following:
- a CDS encoding serine/threonine protein kinase, FIKK family; the protein is MFNFILYDLNFTPKKNLIYRSKYIKEYTYNYINYVVSNKEIKYFLFEFLTHRCSVPFLGILYFILIFSGTFYYTSISTYEIKEEAYCRFLSEHDYVKDYSEENMLSRIFRKILLRKKEQHKKFEDEQEDERFLFSKFSIKDKWSKNKHNSSIGDDINSEYWSKDNLMYNIKLLKNEKIEVNDYDTSDDCDDDKIVKYPKILKERNNSKPIFNWHLGKSSLLKMLDNSENFSIGGVKYKNWDLIPILPPNNNKIDKKLHKMFKASISARYGLKSKTMKFFIKKIPISIWVKQYNLMTEYDGEYLLAGENAVMEAMALAFLNEYHPNIAPKFYKLLYEEENKTSSGSILDNDNFYDLNIFNDFLSEKLNGNTNGNIVMISEYYGEDIFDFILRETEGFNTFLNKNKKKKILHESLNLLVKLHDAGFSHLDLSPENILISDKYQMLFCDFAKSTPLYSFKLRHLKHLEGLYSFESCEPSIGKIEYMPPECWNLLRRYKKMKIKDPIKNLNYITDQEKRKDFYYDVSNADKYMLGVFFIWVWNNGYLWSRSDPEQDHVFYELSQADMNFNMLEKTKKWPDDFKFILKVTIT